A single genomic interval of Nocardioides nitrophenolicus harbors:
- a CDS encoding ABC-F family ATP-binding cassette domain-containing protein has product MSATLVAKDLAGGHAHRTLFDSLDLTVAPGDVVGVVGANGAGKTTLLRILAGDLAPLDGTVATAPSDAFVGWLPQEHERIAGETVGQYVARRTGATTATEAMERDAAALGAGDESAAAADAYAHSLDHWLASGAPDLDERLAPMLADLGLDVGPDALMTSLSGGQAARAALAVLMLSRFDLVLLDEPTNDLDLAGLERLETFVRGLRAGVVLVSHDREFLSRVVTRVVELDLAQHQVAVYDGGYDAFLEERAIARRHAREAYEEFAEKKADLVNRARIQREWSSQGVRNAMRKSPDNDKVRRRAQSESSEKQAQKVRQMESRIARLEEVEEPRKEWELRFSIGSAPRSSSVVATLDEAVARLGEFTFGPVSLQVSAGERIGIVGPNGAGKTTLLRLLLGRLAPDTGRSGLGASVAVGEIDQARTGLDEDLSLGTAFEAAIPDLAPADVRTLLAKFGLKADQVTSLVGRLSPGERTRAAMALLQARGVNLLVLDEPTNHLDLPAIEQLEQALASYDGALLLVSHDRRLLDNVRLDQRWQVEDGRVTAVEIA; this is encoded by the coding sequence ATGAGCGCGACCCTCGTTGCCAAGGACCTCGCCGGGGGCCACGCGCACCGCACCCTGTTCGACTCCCTCGACCTGACCGTCGCCCCGGGCGACGTGGTCGGCGTGGTCGGGGCCAACGGCGCCGGAAAGACCACGCTGCTGCGGATCCTGGCCGGCGACCTGGCGCCCCTCGACGGCACCGTGGCGACCGCCCCGTCCGACGCCTTCGTCGGCTGGCTGCCGCAGGAGCACGAGCGGATCGCCGGCGAGACCGTCGGGCAGTACGTCGCCCGACGCACCGGAGCCACCACGGCCACCGAGGCGATGGAGCGGGACGCGGCGGCGCTCGGCGCCGGCGACGAGTCGGCGGCGGCGGCGGACGCCTACGCCCACAGCCTGGACCACTGGCTCGCCAGCGGCGCGCCCGACCTCGACGAGCGGCTCGCGCCGATGCTGGCCGACCTCGGCCTGGACGTCGGACCCGATGCGCTGATGACCTCCCTGTCGGGCGGTCAGGCCGCACGCGCCGCGCTCGCGGTGCTGATGCTCAGCCGCTTCGACCTGGTGCTCCTCGACGAGCCGACCAACGACCTCGACCTCGCGGGCCTGGAGCGGCTGGAGACCTTCGTGCGCGGGCTGCGCGCAGGTGTGGTCCTGGTGTCCCACGACCGCGAGTTCCTCTCCCGCGTCGTGACCCGCGTCGTCGAGCTCGACCTCGCCCAGCACCAGGTCGCGGTCTACGACGGCGGCTACGACGCCTTCCTCGAGGAGCGTGCCATCGCCCGGCGCCACGCCCGGGAGGCGTACGAGGAGTTCGCCGAGAAGAAGGCCGACCTGGTCAACCGCGCCCGGATCCAGCGCGAGTGGAGCTCGCAGGGCGTGCGCAACGCGATGCGCAAGTCCCCCGACAACGACAAGGTACGCCGCCGCGCGCAGTCGGAGTCGTCGGAGAAGCAGGCGCAGAAGGTGCGTCAGATGGAGTCGCGGATCGCCCGCCTGGAGGAGGTCGAGGAGCCGCGCAAGGAGTGGGAGCTGCGCTTCTCGATCGGCTCCGCACCCCGGTCCAGCTCGGTCGTCGCCACCCTCGACGAGGCGGTCGCCCGGCTCGGCGAGTTCACCTTCGGGCCCGTGTCGTTGCAGGTCAGCGCCGGCGAGCGGATCGGCATCGTCGGTCCCAACGGCGCCGGCAAGACCACCCTGCTGCGCCTCCTGCTCGGCCGGCTCGCCCCCGACACCGGCCGGTCCGGCCTCGGCGCGTCGGTCGCCGTCGGTGAGATCGACCAGGCACGCACCGGCCTCGACGAGGACCTCTCCCTCGGCACCGCGTTCGAGGCCGCCATACCGGACCTGGCGCCGGCCGACGTACGCACCCTGCTGGCCAAGTTCGGCCTCAAGGCCGACCAGGTCACCAGCCTGGTCGGTCGCCTCTCCCCCGGCGAGCGCACCCGCGCCGCGATGGCGCTGCTCCAGGCACGCGGGGTGAACCTGCTCGTCCTCGACGAGCCCACCAACCACCTCGACCTGCCGGCGATCGAGCAGCTGGAACAGGCCTTGGCGTCGTACGACGGCGCGCTGCTGCTGGTCAGCCACGACCGGCGGCTGCTCGACAACGTGCGGCTCGATCAGCGGTGGCAGGTCGAGGACGGGCGGGTGACCGCGGTCGAGATCGCCTGA